A region of Paraburkholderia sp. BL23I1N1 DNA encodes the following proteins:
- a CDS encoding methyl-accepting chemotaxis protein: MAQINVSTRLALGFGTVLVLLVATSLMGMAGVASIRGKLDDIVQVHNAETGFATNLRGAVNGIAISIRNMALLTDENQVAKEQASIKRQEAVYAENYQALGRMFSASPLTTDDERRLLAQLKQEEAATLPLVEKEAMNWALANDPDATVKVLVNEVRPKQVAWLTTLNALLALEQTRSRDAANDAATTYATLQAVTTGAVIVALLIGLTAAVLITRSILRQLGADPAEAQRLASEIAGGNLAVTVKLGKGDAHSLMASLEAMRLQLMSMVTQIKTSAELIAVHAGEIADGNTDLSKRTEEQAASLQQTAASMAELTSTVRQNTEDAMQASAIANAASDTAVQGGQVVERVVTTMQDISTSSSRVTEIIGVIEGIAFQTNILALNAAVEAARAGSQGRGFAVVASEVRTLAQRSADAAKEIKVLIGQSADHVEAGSQLVADAGATIEQVVRSVRQVSDFVSKIALASTTQRTGIEHVNQAVAEMEKVTQQNSVLVEQVTAGAQIMAGRASVLRESVAVFTVGDRRDMLAAAGISNHDDTGIGGTSGYATVHV, from the coding sequence ATGGCTCAAATCAACGTTTCCACCCGACTCGCACTCGGTTTCGGTACCGTCCTGGTGCTGCTCGTGGCCACTTCCTTAATGGGCATGGCCGGCGTTGCCAGCATTCGCGGCAAACTCGACGACATCGTTCAGGTACACAACGCCGAAACGGGATTCGCGACAAACCTGCGCGGCGCGGTCAACGGCATCGCCATCTCGATCCGCAACATGGCGCTGCTGACCGACGAGAATCAAGTGGCCAAGGAGCAAGCGTCCATCAAGCGGCAGGAAGCGGTGTATGCCGAGAATTATCAGGCGCTGGGTCGCATGTTCAGCGCGTCGCCGTTGACGACCGACGACGAGCGCCGTCTCCTCGCCCAGCTGAAGCAGGAAGAAGCGGCGACCTTGCCGCTGGTCGAGAAGGAAGCCATGAACTGGGCGCTAGCGAACGATCCGGACGCGACGGTCAAGGTGCTCGTCAACGAAGTGCGTCCGAAGCAGGTTGCCTGGCTGACCACCCTCAACGCGTTGCTCGCACTCGAACAAACCCGCAGCCGTGACGCAGCGAACGATGCCGCAACAACCTATGCCACGCTGCAGGCGGTGACCACGGGTGCGGTAATCGTTGCCTTGCTGATCGGCCTCACGGCAGCGGTGCTGATCACACGCAGCATACTCAGGCAGCTCGGCGCCGACCCGGCCGAGGCGCAGCGCCTTGCCAGCGAGATCGCCGGCGGAAATCTCGCGGTGACGGTCAAACTGGGCAAGGGCGACGCGCATAGCCTGATGGCGTCGCTCGAGGCGATGCGTCTGCAATTGATGTCCATGGTCACGCAGATCAAGACCTCGGCCGAATTGATCGCCGTACACGCCGGGGAGATCGCCGACGGCAACACCGATCTTTCGAAGCGCACTGAGGAACAGGCGGCGTCATTGCAACAGACCGCCGCCAGCATGGCGGAATTGACTTCCACCGTCAGGCAGAACACCGAGGACGCGATGCAGGCCAGCGCAATCGCGAACGCGGCTTCCGACACCGCGGTCCAGGGCGGCCAGGTCGTCGAGCGGGTGGTGACGACCATGCAGGACATCTCGACGAGTTCGTCGAGGGTCACTGAGATCATCGGCGTGATCGAAGGCATCGCCTTCCAGACCAATATTCTGGCGCTCAACGCTGCCGTCGAGGCGGCTCGCGCAGGCTCGCAAGGGCGCGGCTTCGCCGTGGTAGCGAGCGAAGTGCGCACGCTCGCGCAGCGCAGCGCGGATGCGGCCAAGGAGATCAAGGTGCTGATCGGCCAGTCGGCCGATCATGTTGAGGCCGGCTCGCAGCTGGTGGCCGATGCGGGTGCCACGATCGAGCAGGTCGTGCGATCGGTGCGTCAAGTAAGCGACTTCGTGAGCAAGATCGCGCTCGCATCCACCACGCAAAGAACGGGTATCGAGCACGTCAATCAGGCGGTTGCGGAAATGGAAAAAGTGACGCAGCAGAATTCGGTGCTGGTTGAGCAGGTTACGGCGGGCGCGCAGATCATGGCCGGACGGGCGAGCGTGCTGCGGGAGTCGGTCGCCGTCTTTACGGTTGGAGATCGGCGGGACATGCTTGCCGCTGCTGGAATCAGCAACCACGACGACACGGGCATCGGTGGGACCTCCGGCTACGCCACAGTACACGTGTAA
- a CDS encoding MDR family MFS transporter has product MSTRVPHAIATHVSIPRIIVADSTAASPAAPPAAPHAEERASVGDWIAVAAGALGALMATLDISITNSALPQIQGEIGATGTEGTWISTGYLMSEIVMIPLAAWLTRVFGLRNFLLTNSALFIAFSMMCGWSHTLPMMIAGRIGQGFTGGALIPTAQTIIRTRLPLSQLPVGMTMFGLIVLLGPLLGPVVGGWLAENVSWSWCFFMNLPICLALMTLLIVGLPSDRPHWEAFLKADWLGIVGLAIGLSSLTVVLEEGQRERWFESPMIVALTCVSLFGMILIAASQVTAKKPIVRLSLMRNPNYASVIVIVSAVGAALYGVSYLVPQFLGVVAGYNAEQSGAIMLLSGLPAFMIMPVLPRLLGKVDFRVLVITGLLLYAISCMIDIGLTAQSVGHDFVWSQLIRGTAQMLAMMPLNQASMAAVSREDSGDAAGLYNMARNLGGSIGLAIIGTVIDRRTTFHTAAIRESVSANSLIGQESLAANAANWFTHTGDMAYSQMRALGQLGVQIQQQAIVMTYSETFYLLGIALLVCIPLALLLKTPRRNAPPPSAGH; this is encoded by the coding sequence ATGTCGACACGCGTTCCGCACGCGATCGCGACGCACGTATCGATTCCGAGAATCATCGTGGCTGATTCGACCGCCGCATCACCGGCCGCACCACCAGCCGCACCGCACGCCGAAGAGCGTGCCAGCGTCGGCGACTGGATCGCGGTCGCCGCGGGTGCGCTCGGCGCCTTGATGGCGACGCTCGACATCTCCATCACGAATTCCGCGCTACCGCAGATCCAGGGCGAAATCGGCGCCACCGGTACCGAAGGCACCTGGATTTCGACCGGCTATCTGATGTCGGAAATCGTGATGATCCCGCTGGCGGCATGGCTCACGCGCGTATTCGGCCTGCGCAATTTCCTGCTGACGAATTCAGCGCTTTTCATCGCATTCTCGATGATGTGCGGCTGGTCGCATACGCTGCCCATGATGATCGCCGGCCGCATCGGGCAGGGCTTCACGGGCGGCGCGCTAATCCCGACGGCGCAGACCATCATCCGCACGCGCCTGCCGCTATCGCAGTTGCCGGTCGGCATGACCATGTTCGGCTTGATCGTATTGCTCGGGCCGCTGCTTGGACCGGTTGTCGGTGGCTGGCTCGCGGAGAACGTCAGCTGGAGCTGGTGCTTCTTCATGAATCTGCCGATCTGCCTTGCGCTGATGACCCTGTTGATCGTCGGCCTGCCGTCGGACCGGCCTCACTGGGAAGCGTTTCTCAAGGCGGACTGGCTCGGCATTGTCGGTCTCGCGATTGGCCTCAGTTCGCTCACGGTCGTGCTCGAGGAAGGTCAGCGCGAGCGCTGGTTCGAATCGCCGATGATCGTGGCGCTCACCTGTGTGTCGCTCTTTGGCATGATCCTGATCGCCGCCTCGCAAGTGACCGCGAAGAAGCCGATCGTGCGTCTGAGCCTGATGCGCAATCCAAATTACGCCAGCGTGATCGTGATCGTATCGGCGGTCGGCGCAGCGCTGTATGGCGTGTCGTATCTGGTGCCGCAGTTTCTCGGCGTGGTCGCGGGTTACAACGCGGAACAGTCCGGCGCGATCATGCTGCTTTCCGGGCTGCCCGCCTTCATGATCATGCCGGTGCTGCCCCGGCTGCTTGGCAAAGTCGACTTCCGCGTGCTGGTGATCACCGGGCTGCTGTTATACGCGATCAGTTGCATGATCGATATCGGCCTCACGGCGCAGAGCGTCGGGCACGATTTCGTCTGGTCGCAACTGATACGCGGAACCGCACAGATGCTCGCGATGATGCCGCTTAATCAGGCGTCGATGGCGGCCGTGTCGCGCGAAGATTCCGGCGACGCCGCCGGTCTCTACAACATGGCGCGCAACCTCGGCGGGTCGATCGGCCTTGCGATCATCGGTACCGTGATCGACCGGCGCACGACGTTTCATACCGCGGCGATCCGCGAGTCTGTCAGCGCAAATTCGCTGATCGGCCAGGAGAGCCTCGCGGCGAACGCGGCGAACTGGTTCACCCATACGGGGGACATGGCGTACTCGCAAATGCGCGCGCTTGGGCAACTCGGGGTACAGATCCAGCAGCAGGCCATCGTGATGACCTATTCGGAAACCTTCTATCTGCTCGGCATCGCGCTGCTCGTCTGCATTCCGCTTGCGCTGCTTCTGAAAACGCCGCGCAGGAATGCGCCGCCTCCGTCCGCCGGACACTAA
- a CDS encoding LysR family transcriptional regulator, translating to MKQNFTVRQGALDGVEAFLSVARHRSFRRAAADLGVTPSAISQTIRALEARVGVALFIRTTRSVGLTEAGEQFLLRAKPAFEELVAASGVARELGERPTGLLRLSVPSAAVPTVLQPLIASFCQAYPEVEVEIVASAELIDIAAEGFDAGVRMGQFIAADMVAVRLTPPFRFEVVGSPDYLRRRNRPERIDDLRDHTCLRIRRSNGSIAPWPFVDGDKTVEAIVSGTLIAHDYPTILGAAIQGVGLAQLPGPLAAAPIADGRLQALLTPFAATAPGIFLYHSGRHQVLPKLRAFIEHVKYRGK from the coding sequence ATGAAGCAAAACTTCACAGTCCGCCAAGGCGCGCTCGACGGTGTCGAGGCGTTCCTGAGCGTTGCCCGGCACCGCAGTTTCCGCAGAGCGGCTGCGGATCTCGGCGTGACGCCCTCGGCGATCAGCCAGACGATACGCGCACTCGAGGCGCGCGTAGGCGTGGCGCTGTTCATACGTACAACGCGGAGTGTCGGCCTGACCGAAGCCGGCGAACAATTCCTTTTGCGAGCCAAGCCCGCCTTCGAAGAACTCGTTGCGGCAAGCGGGGTTGCGCGCGAACTCGGGGAGCGGCCGACCGGACTGCTGCGCCTTTCGGTGCCGAGCGCGGCTGTGCCGACTGTGTTGCAGCCCCTGATCGCATCCTTCTGTCAGGCCTATCCCGAGGTCGAGGTTGAGATCGTCGCCAGCGCGGAGTTGATCGACATCGCGGCCGAAGGGTTTGACGCAGGCGTGCGGATGGGCCAGTTCATTGCCGCCGACATGGTTGCTGTACGACTGACGCCGCCGTTCCGATTCGAGGTTGTTGGCAGCCCCGATTATCTGCGTCGACGAAACCGGCCGGAGCGCATCGACGATCTGCGTGACCACACCTGCCTGCGCATACGTCGCTCGAACGGCTCGATCGCACCTTGGCCCTTTGTCGACGGCGATAAGACCGTTGAGGCAATCGTCTCCGGGACGCTAATCGCGCACGACTACCCCACGATCCTCGGCGCGGCGATTCAAGGCGTGGGACTTGCGCAATTGCCCGGGCCGCTTGCGGCTGCGCCGATTGCCGACGGCCGGTTGCAAGCGCTGCTGACGCCCTTCGCCGCCACAGCGCCGGGGATTTTTCTGTACCACTCAGGAAGACACCAGGTCTTGCCCAAACTGCGCGCATTCATCGAGCACGTTAAATACCGTGGCAAGTAG
- a CDS encoding HlyD family secretion protein, producing the protein MSTTAGSPSRPIPAEDPPASQARRPSRRTVLIALGVVALIVGAVWLARWWTVGRFIESTDDAYLQADSVTVAPKIAGYVTDVYVADNQVVKPGDPLVHLDARQYQVALDQARATIDARKADIERAQADIKQQQSNIAQAQAQQQVARVSAQHASDEVRRYAPLVATGAESSERLAELTSSRDQANATLAANAAAVEAARSQIGSATAQLAQARAQLEAAEASAQQSQLDLDNTVVRSMLGGKVGDRTVRVGQYVQPGTRMLTVVPVQSTYLLANFKETQVGRMRAGQPVEMHVDALPGHTLHGVIDSFSPGTGSQFALLPPENATGNFTKIVQRVPVRIRVDTGAETRSVLLPGLSVTVDVDTRSARDRDARIDSENHRG; encoded by the coding sequence ATGTCAACGACCGCAGGCTCTCCTTCCCGCCCAATACCTGCTGAAGACCCTCCTGCATCACAGGCCCGGCGTCCCAGCCGGCGAACCGTCCTGATCGCACTCGGCGTTGTCGCGCTGATTGTCGGAGCGGTCTGGCTCGCCCGCTGGTGGACGGTTGGGCGCTTCATTGAAAGCACCGACGATGCCTATCTGCAGGCTGACAGCGTCACGGTCGCCCCCAAGATCGCAGGCTACGTGACGGACGTTTACGTCGCGGACAATCAGGTCGTGAAGCCGGGCGATCCGCTTGTGCATCTCGACGCTCGCCAGTATCAGGTCGCGCTCGACCAGGCGCGAGCCACCATCGATGCACGCAAAGCCGACATTGAACGCGCGCAGGCCGACATCAAACAGCAGCAGTCCAACATAGCGCAGGCACAGGCGCAGCAGCAGGTGGCGCGCGTGAGCGCGCAGCACGCGAGCGACGAAGTGCGGCGCTACGCTCCACTCGTTGCAACCGGTGCTGAAAGCAGTGAACGGCTGGCGGAATTGACCAGTAGCCGCGATCAGGCCAATGCCACGCTCGCCGCGAACGCCGCGGCGGTCGAAGCCGCACGCTCGCAGATCGGTTCGGCCACCGCGCAGCTCGCGCAGGCACGAGCGCAACTCGAGGCTGCTGAGGCGAGCGCACAGCAATCGCAACTCGATCTCGACAACACCGTGGTGCGCAGCATGCTCGGCGGCAAGGTTGGCGATCGCACCGTGCGTGTGGGTCAGTACGTGCAACCCGGCACACGGATGCTGACGGTCGTGCCGGTGCAAAGCACCTATTTACTGGCTAATTTCAAGGAAACGCAGGTAGGCCGGATGCGCGCCGGTCAGCCAGTGGAGATGCACGTCGACGCCTTGCCGGGTCACACCCTGCACGGCGTAATCGACAGTTTCTCGCCCGGCACGGGCTCGCAATTCGCCCTGCTGCCGCCGGAAAATGCCACCGGCAACTTCACGAAGATCGTGCAGCGGGTGCCCGTGCGGATTCGTGTCGACACGGGTGCGGAGACGCGTAGCGTGCTCTTGCCGGGGCTGTCGGTGACGGTAGATGTCGACACGCGTTCCGCACGCGATCGCGACGCACGTATCGATTCCGAGAATCATCGTGGCTGA
- a CDS encoding carotenoid oxygenase family protein: MATFDLNSGATAPVVDEVELVDLPVIGAIPRELNGVLVRNGPNPLRGRFIGNNVLDWWSEAAMLHGISFQDGRATSYRNRWARTRRWADVHDPDAARALLDTNPNVNVLNHAGEILALSDGGAPLAMTAELETLGATRRHKGLAIGMTAHPKVDPQTGELMSFRVDWKKPFLRYEVTDAEGVPGVDVAVDMSSPSMMHDMAITATHSIFLDLNVGYDFSMLSRGFRMPLRWRDDHRARLGVIPRHGGEMRWFEIAPCFIQHVVNAYDADKATVVLDAVRYPKYFRLEADGFVFEENPPGVLWRYVIHLDKGTVTERQIADICIELPRIDERRTGRSYRFLYAAEQPTNTEIRGVVRYDLRSNSIQRYRVPEGDQNGEPVFVPRSVSSGEGDGWLLVCVYRQATDTTDLVILDGKNIKSAPIATVPLPRRIPAGFHGVWLPKS, encoded by the coding sequence ATGGCCACATTCGATTTGAACTCCGGTGCAACAGCGCCCGTTGTTGACGAAGTCGAACTTGTCGATCTTCCCGTTATTGGAGCAATTCCGCGAGAACTGAACGGCGTACTGGTACGCAACGGGCCGAACCCCTTGCGTGGGCGCTTCATAGGAAACAACGTGCTGGACTGGTGGTCCGAAGCTGCCATGCTGCATGGCATCTCGTTTCAGGACGGTCGCGCAACGAGCTACAGGAATCGCTGGGCGCGCACACGGCGTTGGGCAGACGTACACGACCCGGATGCCGCACGGGCTCTGCTCGATACGAATCCAAACGTGAATGTGCTCAATCACGCCGGCGAAATACTGGCGTTGTCCGATGGCGGTGCCCCGCTCGCCATGACGGCCGAACTTGAAACGCTCGGCGCAACCCGCCGTCACAAGGGACTGGCAATCGGCATGACGGCCCATCCCAAAGTTGACCCACAGACCGGCGAGCTCATGAGTTTTCGCGTCGATTGGAAGAAACCGTTTTTGCGCTATGAAGTGACGGACGCGGAAGGTGTGCCAGGCGTCGACGTCGCCGTCGACATGTCATCACCCTCAATGATGCACGACATGGCCATCACCGCTACCCACAGTATCTTTCTGGACCTCAACGTCGGGTACGACTTCTCGATGCTATCCCGTGGCTTTCGGATGCCATTACGTTGGCGCGACGACCATAGGGCTCGGCTGGGTGTCATTCCTCGCCATGGCGGCGAGATGCGCTGGTTTGAAATAGCGCCGTGTTTTATCCAGCATGTGGTGAACGCATACGACGCGGATAAGGCGACAGTTGTTCTGGATGCCGTTCGATATCCGAAATATTTTCGTCTGGAGGCCGATGGCTTCGTGTTTGAGGAAAACCCACCTGGCGTTCTGTGGCGCTACGTCATTCACCTCGACAAGGGGACCGTGACTGAACGACAAATCGCGGATATCTGTATCGAACTGCCTCGCATCGATGAACGGCGAACCGGCCGTTCGTATCGATTTCTCTACGCTGCGGAGCAACCGACAAACACGGAGATTCGGGGTGTCGTTCGCTATGATCTCAGGTCCAATTCGATACAGCGGTACAGGGTCCCGGAAGGCGACCAGAACGGTGAACCGGTATTCGTGCCGCGCTCTGTATCCTCTGGCGAAGGCGACGGCTGGTTGCTCGTCTGCGTTTATCGCCAGGCAACGGATACCACGGATCTGGTCATTCTCGACGGCAAGAATATAAAGAGCGCGCCGATCGCAACCGTACCGTTGCCCAGGCGCATTCCCGCTGGTTTTCACGGGGTATGGTTGCCAAAGAGCTGA
- a CDS encoding CerR family C-terminal domain-containing protein, whose amino-acid sequence MPARGFFFAREQAGHEPESATQIIACRIRAPLNTTSAALVARISGRAADDPVTLIRTFSLHGQMVIFHVASPSKLSMLGWKSIDAEKAELLKSVILEQTRTLLEQWGRQRDEERAPAVQSTGKGKSRKQQ is encoded by the coding sequence ATCCCGGCCCGCGGCTTTTTTTTCGCGCGCGAGCAGGCTGGGCACGAACCCGAAAGTGCGACGCAGATTATTGCCTGCCGGATCCGCGCGCCGCTAAACACGACGAGCGCGGCGCTCGTGGCGCGAATTTCTGGACGCGCGGCCGACGATCCGGTCACGCTGATCCGCACCTTCAGTCTGCATGGGCAAATGGTCATTTTTCACGTCGCGAGCCCTTCGAAGCTGTCGATGCTCGGCTGGAAAAGCATCGATGCCGAGAAGGCCGAACTGCTCAAGTCGGTCATACTCGAACAGACGCGCACGCTGCTTGAGCAATGGGGCCGGCAACGTGACGAGGAGCGCGCCCCCGCCGTGCAAAGCACAGGCAAGGGAAAGTCACGCAAGCAACAGTGA
- a CDS encoding GlsB/YeaQ/YmgE family stress response membrane protein: protein MLSFIATVIVGLVVGLIARAVKPGDDSMGIIMTIILGIAGSLIAGYVGRALGWYQPGQAAGWVASVIGAIVLLIIYGLVRRRS from the coding sequence ATGCTTTCCTTCATTGCTACGGTGATTGTAGGGCTGGTCGTCGGATTGATTGCGCGGGCGGTGAAGCCCGGAGACGACAGCATGGGCATCATTATGACCATCATCCTCGGCATTGCCGGCTCGCTGATTGCGGGTTACGTCGGGCGTGCGCTGGGCTGGTATCAACCAGGCCAGGCGGCGGGCTGGGTCGCGTCGGTGATTGGCGCGATCGTCCTGCTGATCATTTACGGACTGGTGCGCCGGCGGAGTTAA
- a CDS encoding FkbM family methyltransferase, producing MSLLQRVGRLPKKSYDLVKNATVIDQRMLYATWEHIQLKKLLAYLDVDCVFDIGASQGEYAEMLRKKAGYKGYIFSFEPNPHDALIARKRAHGDDKWIVTELAISELDGEAQFNVMRASQFSSLSTPKNDDVELFRHVNSIAEIITVKTERLETTLKRLRAEYGFKRPFLKMDTQGFDVKIVQASADIMRDFVGMQSELAIAKLYETSVDFREAITEYECCGFSLSAFVPNNSGHFPCLLEIDCVMIRSDLAPSWLALGHAPESSTFPVFDPNHVWWTS from the coding sequence ATGTCTTTACTTCAACGAGTTGGTCGACTACCCAAGAAGTCCTACGATTTGGTCAAGAACGCTACCGTTATTGACCAGCGAATGCTCTATGCGACTTGGGAACATATTCAACTGAAGAAACTGCTGGCCTATCTGGATGTCGATTGTGTTTTCGATATCGGTGCCAGCCAGGGCGAATACGCCGAGATGCTGAGAAAGAAGGCCGGTTATAAAGGCTATATTTTTTCGTTTGAACCCAATCCGCACGACGCCCTTATTGCTCGAAAACGCGCCCACGGCGATGACAAGTGGATAGTGACTGAGCTGGCCATTTCAGAATTGGATGGCGAAGCACAGTTCAATGTGATGCGAGCAAGTCAGTTCAGCTCGCTGAGCACGCCAAAGAATGATGATGTTGAGCTGTTTCGCCATGTGAATTCGATCGCGGAGATCATTACGGTGAAAACAGAGCGCCTGGAAACCACCCTAAAACGCTTGCGTGCCGAATACGGATTCAAACGACCATTTTTGAAAATGGATACGCAAGGCTTTGATGTCAAAATTGTTCAGGCCTCGGCCGACATCATGCGAGATTTCGTTGGAATGCAAAGCGAGTTGGCGATCGCGAAGCTTTACGAGACCTCAGTCGACTTTCGTGAGGCTATTACAGAGTATGAATGCTGCGGATTTTCGCTCAGCGCTTTCGTTCCGAACAATTCGGGACATTTCCCATGTCTTCTAGAGATCGATTGCGTGATGATTCGCTCCGATCTGGCGCCAAGTTGGCTCGCTCTCGGTCATGCACCCGAGAGTTCGACCTTCCCTGTGTTTGACCCCAACCACGTTTGGTGGACATCCTAA
- a CDS encoding efflux transporter outer membrane subunit: protein MMFNRLSCFALAAAALLSALSGCTVGPDYHGAPPVARDAQSSATFVRAPASGTTSTPAPNQWWLALNDPQLNDLIAAALAHSPDVHIAQARLRESRSQLQTQRANALPKVSGDAAALRMRSPDPSSLSSGSASSTSSGHGPLQLYTAGFDATWEIDLFGGTRRAIEAASADAEAVDADLADTQVSLAAEVAQTYVELRDQQTRLELAQRQAETEQKMLTLTQQRRERGTAADVDVERLTTQVENTRATLMPLDAQVTDSLDRLAVLTGRAPGALDEQLAGTRPLPALPETVAIGDPSAMLQQRPDIRAAERRLASSNAQIGEHIADFFPKVTLFGDIGFSAGDPGHLVRKNNFSWLAAPYLQWNALDFGRTLGSVHAAEASRDEAEARYTKAVLGALQDANSSLSRYGHQRERVVTLQKVEASASHSATLMRQRYSAGVATLIDLLDTQREEFTAQQNVVAGQAELLKDFVSLQKSLGIGWQAQQG, encoded by the coding sequence ATGATGTTCAACCGCCTTTCGTGTTTCGCACTGGCCGCCGCCGCGCTTCTGTCCGCCTTGTCGGGTTGCACGGTCGGCCCGGATTATCACGGGGCGCCGCCGGTTGCGCGGGACGCCCAAAGCAGCGCGACCTTCGTGCGTGCGCCGGCCTCCGGCACGACTTCGACGCCCGCGCCGAACCAGTGGTGGCTCGCACTCAACGACCCGCAGCTGAACGACCTCATCGCCGCAGCCCTTGCACACAGTCCCGATGTGCATATCGCACAGGCGCGACTGCGGGAATCGCGTTCGCAGTTGCAGACGCAACGTGCCAACGCTCTACCGAAAGTCTCCGGGGATGCTGCCGCGCTGCGCATGCGCTCGCCTGATCCGAGCTCGCTCAGTTCGGGAAGCGCCAGTAGTACATCGTCGGGTCACGGCCCGCTGCAGCTCTATACCGCGGGCTTCGATGCCACGTGGGAAATCGACCTGTTCGGCGGCACGCGGCGCGCCATCGAAGCGGCATCGGCGGATGCGGAAGCTGTCGATGCCGATCTTGCGGACACCCAGGTGTCGCTCGCGGCCGAGGTGGCGCAGACCTACGTTGAACTGCGCGATCAGCAAACGCGGCTTGAACTCGCGCAGCGTCAGGCGGAGACCGAACAGAAAATGTTGACACTCACGCAGCAGCGCCGGGAGCGCGGCACGGCAGCGGATGTCGATGTCGAACGCCTGACCACGCAGGTTGAGAACACGCGCGCGACGCTGATGCCGCTCGACGCGCAAGTGACCGATTCGCTCGACCGCCTCGCCGTGCTGACCGGTCGTGCGCCCGGCGCGCTGGACGAACAGCTGGCCGGCACGCGGCCGCTGCCGGCGTTGCCCGAGACGGTCGCCATTGGCGATCCGTCGGCGATGTTGCAGCAGCGTCCCGACATTCGCGCGGCGGAACGGCGGCTTGCGTCGAGCAATGCGCAGATCGGCGAACACATTGCGGATTTTTTCCCGAAGGTAACGCTGTTTGGCGATATCGGCTTCAGCGCCGGCGATCCGGGTCACCTCGTACGAAAGAACAATTTCAGCTGGTTAGCCGCGCCATATCTGCAATGGAACGCGCTCGATTTTGGGCGCACGCTGGGCAGCGTGCACGCGGCTGAAGCATCGCGTGACGAAGCCGAGGCTCGTTATACGAAGGCCGTGCTCGGCGCGCTGCAGGACGCGAACTCGTCGCTCTCGCGCTATGGGCATCAGCGCGAGCGTGTCGTCACGCTGCAAAAGGTGGAGGCATCCGCAAGTCACTCGGCCACGCTGATGCGGCAACGCTATTCCGCAGGCGTAGCCACGTTGATCGATCTGCTGGACACGCAGCGCGAAGAATTCACTGCGCAGCAGAATGTCGTCGCGGGACAGGCCGAGTTGCTCAAGGACTTTGTGTCGCTACAGAAAAGCCTCGGCATCGGCTGGCAAGCGCAGCAAGGTTAG